The genomic DNA GATGGATGCGAGCTGGCACGTTATACACTCACGGTTGTCGTCGAAGGCGACAACGTCTCGGGGAAGTAGTCGGCGCCCGGCTTCTCTCGCTCCGGCATTAAGCGAGTGACAGCGCGAGAGGGGAAAGGGAAGTCACCTTCTTTCCCTCCTCTAAACTGTTGCCGAAGATGCCAGCGTCAGGACACTACAGGGTCTTTCGCCGCCCAACCGATGGCGTCCTGAGTAAGGTACCTTTCCTCGGCGGGTTCGGCTAGAATGCTCCCTCGTAACTTTTGTTGAAGGAGGGAGCGATGAAACATCGCCTTGTGCTTCTTGCTTTCGCCCTGGCGATGCCTTCGGCGAAGGTCGCCGGACAGGACATTCCCAAACTTCCACCCTTACGCGAGCAGGCGGCGGTTCAACAGGCATGGCTGAAGGCGCGATTGGAAACGGTGCTGCCGAAACTCATGCGGGAAAACAACGTGGATATGTGGATCGTTGTCTGTCGGGAGTACAACGAGGACCCGGTCTTTTTCTCTCTGGTTGCGCCCACAACGTTTGCTGCCCGGCGGCGAACGATCTACGTCTTTTTCGATAGGGGACCCGACAAAGGGGTTGAGCGGCTGGCGCTCGGCGGTGGCGATCAAGGTGGGCTCTATACGGTGTATCGCGATCCCGAGACAGAACAACGCGAACTCTGGGGTCAATCGCAATGGGCGCTTTTGAAGAAGGTCATCAGTGAGCGCAATCCGCGGCGCATCGCCATCAATATTTCTCACACTCATGCGTTTTCCGATGGGCTCTCCGCTGGTGAATACGAGCAGCTTCAAGAGGCTCTTGGGCCGGAACTCACCGGGCGGCTTGTCCGGGCCGAACGATTGGCTCTCGACTACATTGCCCTGCGCGTGCCGGATATGCGGGTGTGGTACGAACGTATTATGGAGATCGCTCACGGGTTGATTGCACGGGCCTTCTCGCGTGAGGTGATCACACCCGGCGTCACGACGACCGAGGATGTCGTGTGGTGGTTGCGTCAGCAACTGGCCGATCGAGGACTGGGGACATGGTTTCACCCGACGGTTCGGGTCCAGCGGCGGGGAGGAGAAGATCCTCAGATTCTCAGGCCCTCGGGTCCTGTAGTCATTCAGCGAGGCGATGTTCTGCACGTTGATTTCGGCATCAAGGCGATGGGGCTCTGCACCGACACCCAGCACATGGGCTACGTTCTGCGCGAAGGCGAAACGGAACCACCTCCTGGGATTCAAGCCGCCTTGCGTGTGGCCAATCGTCTGCAGGACATCGTCATGGCGGCCATGAAACCCGGTCGGACGGGCAATCAGGTCCTGGAAGAAGCCCTGCAACGGATGAAAGCTGAAGGCATCAACGGATCGGTTTATTCTCACCCGATTGGAGATCACGGCCACGGGGCGGGTCCCCTCATCGGACTGTGGGATCGGCAAGAGGCGATCCCCGGTCGAGGAGACGTCCCCCTTCGGCCGGACACGTGGTATTCGATCGAACTGTCCGTGCGGGTTCCGATTCCCGAGTG from Blastocatellia bacterium includes the following:
- a CDS encoding M24 family metallopeptidase, whose translation is MKHRLVLLAFALAMPSAKVAGQDIPKLPPLREQAAVQQAWLKARLETVLPKLMRENNVDMWIVVCREYNEDPVFFSLVAPTTFAARRRTIYVFFDRGPDKGVERLALGGGDQGGLYTVYRDPETEQRELWGQSQWALLKKVISERNPRRIAINISHTHAFSDGLSAGEYEQLQEALGPELTGRLVRAERLALDYIALRVPDMRVWYERIMEIAHGLIARAFSREVITPGVTTTEDVVWWLRQQLADRGLGTWFHPTVRVQRRGGEDPQILRPSGPVVIQRGDVLHVDFGIKAMGLCTDTQHMGYVLREGETEPPPGIQAALRVANRLQDIVMAAMKPGRTGNQVLEEALQRMKAEGINGSVYSHPIGDHGHGAGPLIGLWDRQEAIPGRGDVPLRPDTWYSIELSVRVPIPEWGGQLLWVALEEDAALTSDGTMSWILRRQEKYHLVK